In the Glycine max cultivar Williams 82 chromosome 19, Glycine_max_v4.0, whole genome shotgun sequence genome, ATTACCCAAATCTCTTATAACTAGGCCGATCCTAATAggtataaatataattgatctaatgtaagaaaaaaattgtcagGACTTTTTCTTTCATAACCAGATAGTGCAATGGCTTTCACAGTTTATTTTTGGTAAGCTGTGAGCCTAATTATTTGATGGCTTACATGAAATTGTTCTCAAAAGAATGAATTCACTGGGAGTGGATTGGGAAAGTTGGCGATGATTAGCTGATTAAATGACTCAATGGTTTGTAATTCACCTGAGTAGCCGCCGATGATGGAGGTTTCATGTTGAAAACAGTTGTTCCAGGAATTTGGAATTTTGGAATAGTGTTGTTGCCACAAACCACGATGGTGGGAGTCATGACAATCACAACCACCTGTTGCATAGCAAATTCTTTTGGTCTTTGACAACAAAGTTTGTGAGGaaggaataaaaatgaaatagaaataaataagcCAGAGAAAttttgtaaagataaaaatgaaagaatagaGTAAAAATGTGTTATTTGGATTGATGAAAAAAAGGGAAGGAATTTCTCTCTCATTTGTTTAATGAGTCGAAGTGAAAATAAATAAGCAAATTGTATAAAAACCTTATTATATTCTCTTTTCAAACAAACATTgtgaaaatttgatatttaattctaTCTCTATTTATACTCGAACAAACTTAACGTTAATGAAACAAATGTAACAGACCACTAGTGGATACTTGTTGAATATTGCCattaaaattctataaaaaagagttttgagttAAATTTAGGAAGAAAACCTGCTACTGTCATTCgtataagtaattattatacatttattCTATGGCACTTATAAGCCAAAGATTAAGAAGCATTGATAAGTGGACCCTGAAAATCTGAATGGGGTGGGAGAAATTATTGGATGCTGGTGAGTTAAATCATCTGAATTTTATTCGAGACAGCACAGGGCTGCCCCTTCAGTCATCAACCCAACGAGCTAACCACTCACCAGGCAAGTACCACTGTAAACTTCAGAAGCAAGAATGGATGGTCATGTTATGAAGAAGACGTACACTTTGGTGATTGCATTCTTCAATAGCAGATATACCGTTAATCATTGTcgcatgtaattgattaattatcataaaatttatatttcaacacATTTACATTTACTCATCATGTCATATACGAAGTTGATTTTAGTATATagtacaaatatttttcattaaagatAATCATGTTTGAATggaataaaatcaaaaaatttatatatattacaattaaaatgttctttaaaatatttatctagaTCTCAAACGTAAGATTAAGTTAAAGTAATCTTACACCAGTTAATTTAATTGTATATATGAAGTtgatataacaatttatatattaagttgataaaaaaaattaactatatgAAGTGAATCTTGAAGCATAGAGACAATGCATTCATGAGTGGTGGACCTGTTATCGTGTGTGGGTTGTAGTCCCGGGGAGCTCTGCTTTGAGGGTCAGAAAATGAGTGGTACTAAAAGTGATGAAGGCCTTAAAACCGTCTGATATGACAGATAAGATGTCACAAAAGTTGATGCAAAGGACCACCTACAGTACACCCAGGGAGTGAGCATACGTTTTTATCACACCCTACGGAACTAAAAACGTAAAAACCCATCACTTACTTAGAAGTGAATCATAACTTTAATTAATCCTATCATTAAATATTGTTGAACTTGAAATTTTGCCTCCTTTGACGCTACTTTTTGCCACATGATATACCTCAACTGAATATCCTCCTTTGGCATCACGTGACTTTGCTGTTGTGTCAAAAAGATAGTGGTGATCAATGCTCGCTCAGTTAAAGGTGACCAAATGAAATGAGTGCTCtgatttctcttttctttcatattatattttcaacacTTCTATCATTGAGTAACGTTTTCTAATTAGATTCAATAAATAAACTATGGCCAGTGTCAATTAATGGCATGTAAAACTTAACCCAAAAAATAGTACGTTATAATAAAAGTGTGTCAATCACTGCAAAATACCGGGAACTGTTTCTAACTtaagaattttatgtttttagaaaGTTATTAGATGTAagctaatttaatatttaaaaacgaGTTatcttcaaaagaaaaaaaaaagtgtaaaaataaCGTGATAAGAATGTTTCTGTGTCAAATACTTTTCTTGAtggatcatttatttatttaactcacCCTTGTTGCATGTTCCTTACTTCCTTTGAAACCTTTGGCCACCAACACACACACTTAGATCAACTTTCCTCGTCCCTTGCTTTCCACTCCACCAAGGTACCAACCAACCTACCAAATGGCAGCAAAGCCAGCTGAAGAAGCTCCTCAAGGAGAAACCCTCAAGTACCAGGTCATGATCAACTTTTCCTTGCTCTCTCAATTCcgttttctcttttaaatttgCATGTGTGCATATATAATATTTCTCTCCATTTGTTCAGTTTTGTTCTGATCAACTTCACTCTAATTACCGATTACTCCGTTCATTCTGCAGTCGTGGGTTTTGAAAGTATTGATCCACTGCGATGGCTGCAAAAGGAGAGTCAAGAAAATTCTTCAGGGAATTGATGGTATATATCACTCTCTGCATTTATACTTCTTTTGGCACATGACATAGTATCCATTTTATATAGATATATCTCAACTTCAAATTTTGTAGGTCTTGGtgatatctttatatatataatgattatcTTAACATAGAAGTAACTAATGATATGTTAGgaatataatagaaaaattaaaagaaaaaatactaatcatatgTTTGTCAATGGTATAGGGGTTTATACAACAGAGGTTGATTCTCTGCAGCACAAGGTTACTGTCACTGGTAACGTGGACGCTGAGACTCTCATCAAGAGGCTTTCAAGATCAGGGAGGGTAGTGGAGCTTTGGCCAGAAAAACCACCTGAGAAGAAAGATAATCAGAAGTCTGGGAAATCCAATAAGGGGGGTGGTGATGGTAATAAAGAGAAGGAAGACCAAAAGAATAGTGAACCAGATGCTGATGGTGGTGGTTCAAATGAGGGTTCTAAAGACGCTCCCGGTGAAGATTCTGACAAAGAAGGTCATAGTGATGAATGTGAGGAGGgaattggtggtggtggtggtgaaggtggcaaaaagaagaaaaagaaaaagaagaagaagaacaaagggGAAAACGGTGGTTCTGCATCTGCTCCTCCTAATaagggaggaggaggagaagaaaTTAGTAAAGTTGATGCATTAGTCCCTTCTTCAAATTTCTTGGCTCCTAAGGATCTTATTAGTCCTCCAATTCAGCATGCTTACCCATATCCACCACATGTGTATTATTCACCTCCTCCAGCATATGGATTAAGCTATAACACAGCATATCCTGTCTCTAGTAGTGCTTCATATTATGTTGGTGCTCCTATCATGCCCATGCATGCTTACACTACTTCATACTCTAGACTGCCACCACCTCCTCCACCATCTGATCCAATCAAGCACTATGGTGAGGATGAGGATGAGTATGAAGGTGGTGGATATTGCTCCATTATGTGACAAAACACCAAAGTGGAGGATGATGtactagctagctagtgttaTTACTTATTAGTGATAATACTCAGGTTAAGTGGGGgtgttaaattttgtaatatgctcaacaaaattagaaatattaaatatggggacaaaaataaaaaaagagggtaTGTGCAGGTATGGGGGGTCTTCAATGCTTTGTCTTTGTTTAGCATgatctctctcttttctcttcttttttattcacTTGTTAAGAGTACAAAGCTTTTGGGGTTTGCTAAAGAAAGGCCAATAGCCTTGTAATGCTCTGCAATTTGTAGGTCCGGAAATCTTCCTTTCCCTCTCTATCTTATGTGTAAAGTATCTTTATAAGTACcggcttttctttttctcttttcatattTGGTTAGTAGTTACAGGCTGGTAAATGATTTTGTTAATTCTCATGCATGCAAATCAGCTAGCCAGGCAACTAGTCTTAGCTTTGCAGTCACCGAAGAGTgaatcttatatataaataattacttcCTATGGGAAATGCTTGAACATCTTTTGCAAAGCGATCCTCTGGTTAGTTAAACATAGATCTATTTTGCTTTGTCATATTTTGGCCTTTTGGGGATATATATGGTAGTACCATCGCACTTTCAAGTGATCGAAAGCTTGGTTATATTGCTGTTGGTAGGTGCCACCTTTTACTTCTTTCTAAATCTAAGGAGCAGGTCAGCACCCgaaccaataaaaataaaagggcaAACTTCAACTCCTGGCCTTTTGTATTTCTCTCTTATGTTGCTAGCTTTGGCCAAAACACATGTTTTTGGTTATAAAAATGATCTTGTGTGCATGTTTTGCTTTGGTTGGAGAGATGGGAATAGACATCAATTAAACCAAAAATCAATATTGTTGAGGCGGGCAATTGTTCTTCAATGAGTGAGTGCATGTTTAATTTCATGCTGGGGAGTTAAAATGTATCTTTAAAGTaataaactttttctttttattgaaatttgcaATTGTGTATTAAATTTATGGAAGTAATTTCTCAACTTTCTTAATTACTACTGAGAAGGAAAGcatcaaatttagaaaaagtGTTGTTACCTTGTGATCTCAATCAtccattcataattaatttcaacTTGTGCTGGCTGGACCCATTTGAGTTATAGCCTGCACTAAAAGTATACTAGTATTCATTGGGCAAATTACCATTTTATCTACTGAACATTAATGATAATGCATCTGTATtcctatataaataaaaattaattttacactaattaaaaaagttaatgaaCATCATTTAATGTTTCTAATcttaagtaaaaagtaagattatttctaaaattagaattaaataaaaagtattttaggaatgaaaatattaaataagataaaattatttagatttacttatatttaagtttaatatacaatattacttttttcttatatataaatccAGAGACTACTTTTTTTCGTATTTTCCtcaatttttgtaataatagtGTAAGTAAAATTctgttaaaaaaagtataaaaaaatgtgttaacagaatttttttaaaaaaaaatcacattgttatgtaaatttaaaatggtATCTCACATGATGCATCTACTTTacatttaaaagtttaaaacaaataacttgatatttattttaaaagggtATTCAGGTAAAATTCATAAACAAACTTATTAATTATGAGATCTTGAGTTTGCGAAATAGTCCAGTTCATTGTTAAAATCTCTTTGTAGTTCAATATTATTAGTACAAACTAGCTAGTCTCCATGTTTTATTGAGTTATTTAGGCAAATACGCTAAACTGTATCCGACACATTTTCTCTTAATCGGTTACTTTACAAAGCCAACAAGATGTGATTCTCAAGATTCAAGCTAATCAAATCCAAGAGTAGAATATTCGCATGATTATACCTCTTCTTTCATACTAATCTTATAGTCATATCACAAAAGTATGTGAGTTTATATAACATATCTGGTGTCAGAATGTCACCATATCTTCAACATTAAGCATCTAAATTACATGTCCCCAGcaggttaattaattattccCTCTAGTTTGCCAATTTTGCAGCCCCACAACCCCTTCAATCTTTCCTTCTCTTGGCAGAAATTCCAGAAAGCCCCACGGAATTAATTATGACTAAGACTAATTATGAGGTCAAACTAAGAAAGACTagttaacatatataatatgaaattatgaataataaacGACAAATGTGGGATACATGATTGCTGTATGTTCCTTGTGAAAACGTGAAAGGACACAATCACACAATCGCCCTTcgcttttaatttaaaaaattcaaaattttaaaacaattagaatgacaaattaatataaaactattcaTTAGTATGCAATGCTGAGATAATGATGACTTTTTAATTGGTGGTTATAAGTCGCTATTTGTTTTCCACGGTTCTTTCTACTTCACGAatagtttataataattgtAGGTTGAACATTtcaggttaaaaaaaaaaacaatagatgCACGGTCGAAAGGACAACATAAAGATAGTGCtgcgaaaaaaaaaagttacgtgAATTGGGACGGGATATGTCGGACAATTTATcagaaagaaaaacatcaaaatcCTTAGATAAATCTATGTGAATTCGAAAGGTATACTTGTTTTGGTTAAGTAAATTAGTATACATCAAAGGATTATGTATAGACTGATATGAAAAAAGGCTTATGTATAGCTAATGAATATTGGCACTTTACCACCATACATAATTTGGGGTATAATTGACTGGATTCACCACCTTCTTAGGTATAGAAAAGATTTATCTTCATACAAATTTAAATAGTTTTGAATTTCCTTGGATATGGTCTATACTCCAAAAGTGTTTTGTTCATCATTTGCCTTTTAATGAATTTGAAGGTGTGAGACACAGGATTAATAGGAGTTGACGTGTAATCCAGCTGAGATTTTTGTCTTTATTATGATGCGtcatcatacatttttttttttgcttaaaaaaattaattaggtgATATGTGATATTTTctgattataatttttgtaagaTTTATATTTCTTCTACATCTCCAGTAAAATGGGatgtatcttttattttctctgtaTATTGTTCGttgaaaaatattagaatttctTAATTTAAGTGTTTagtcaaaaattgaaaaaaaaatgtaatatagagctaaaaaaattattattaatgaacATAACTAATTGATCTTTCGAACGAGTATAAagtaaaattatacaattactTTTTGAAAATACTTGTTTATGGAATGGAGTCagtaaataaagaaatactCTTGACTCTTCCGGTAGGGCAGTAGAAAACTGGAAATTTCTTTACCAGCAGAGTATTTTCCTTAGGcagaaaaaacaaaccaaaaaaagtatcTTAAATGCAATAATGGCCTAAGTTGTTGCTTGTTAAAGAGCTCGAGAGGCTGACAGTTCAACCAAATCAACAGTGGCAtggaaagtaaaatattttgattgaaagaTAAGCATCTATCAAGCAGGGGATACTTATTAAATGGGTTTAGTTTAATCTTAatgttcttttcatttttttttgcataggATAATGACTTGATTCAATCAAAATTCGATAATCCATGGAACAAAATCGAATTGACCTAAATTGTTAatctaatataatataaattataatttaagtatatataattgaattgtaaaactaaaattaagataaatcaattaaataaaaaataaatatattttaccgagtatattttaaagtaaataatattaatatgaataTAATATCATGTAGTATGGAAATTAGGTTTAATTGTTTTGCAGCTCTTTgtacttttttaaaaaggaataggttcttatttttttcttttaattgggTCTctgaagttttatttttttaattgagtccttaaactttcatttgttttttaattgggTTCTCTTGGTTAATTGTCTTATGAAAATTTATTCACAAATACTTAATTAAAGGTGTATATAGTAATATGGCATTTTTGAAATATGTTGTAAgtacaattaaatcaattatGAGAATATTTTGCAAAATTTTAACCCTCCTGCAAGCCAAACAATTCTAAAAGACTACTTAGATTAAATTAACCTGTACACGTTGATAAAAAATTAggaatctaataaaaaatttgataaaaatataggaatctatatattaatttaacctaaaaaataTCATCGATCAAGTTGCCAAcaaatgttataattaatatataattattaaaaatataaattataaaagggACACAAAATCATACTAGAATGACGATAAGTATGAACTAAAATACTTcttcagattttatttcattttatctgTATTTTTTCAGACTATGTCTGGTCTAACTtatgaaacaaattaaatagttaaaaatattattgtgaaGAAATTGAGTCTTTCTCAATGTTCGGTAAATTTATAAACtattaaagt is a window encoding:
- the LOC100791626 gene encoding heavy metal-associated isoprenylated plant protein 36, yielding MAAKPAEEAPQGETLKYQSWVLKVLIHCDGCKRRVKKILQGIDGVYTTEVDSLQHKVTVTGNVDAETLIKRLSRSGRVVELWPEKPPEKKDNQKSGKSNKGGGDGNKEKEDQKNSEPDADGGGSNEGSKDAPGEDSDKEGHSDECEEGIGGGGGEGGKKKKKKKKKKNKGENGGSASAPPNKGGGGEEISKVDALVPSSNFLAPKDLISPPIQHAYPYPPHVYYSPPPAYGLSYNTAYPVSSSASYYVGAPIMPMHAYTTSYSRLPPPPPPSDPIKHYGEDEDEYEGGGYCSIM